One region of Streptomyces rishiriensis genomic DNA includes:
- a CDS encoding SCO2521 family protein: MSGLGTPSGPVLACGEVRTCLLPTRRAVDERTAVRLLRLRADEPVRTSRRPNRHALSPDVLTGVDCRLPTATGAKVRAVGTVAAHAGLVEGRVLQSTAYFSAPATGPDRRRPWGYYLVRPGLLVPVGRLPEKSVTEGFLTGHQQDRLDVGSIAESLLARISRRHDLLDHDAPLTTPDTSLRWTAAPADDGEPASALFTELGSGLRIVELRLPRGTTSVAAATLCEDLALHDWLLTTVGDKLDGLPPGSENQAAAMKVLRPLVDHLLHLWMPQARLDRALSPPWEELERHPGFSRQWNTMAQRIRDQLALRNVIGGDVPALS, translated from the coding sequence ATGAGCGGCCTGGGCACGCCCTCCGGTCCCGTCCTCGCCTGCGGTGAGGTGCGGACCTGTCTGCTGCCCACCCGCAGGGCGGTGGACGAGCGGACCGCCGTGCGGCTGCTGCGGCTGCGCGCCGACGAGCCCGTCCGGACCTCCCGGCGCCCCAACCGGCACGCCCTGTCCCCGGACGTCCTCACCGGCGTCGACTGCCGGCTGCCCACCGCCACCGGGGCCAAGGTCCGCGCGGTCGGCACGGTGGCGGCGCACGCGGGTCTCGTCGAGGGCCGTGTCCTCCAGTCGACGGCGTACTTCTCCGCCCCGGCCACCGGGCCCGACCGGCGCCGGCCCTGGGGGTACTACCTGGTCAGGCCCGGCCTGCTGGTCCCGGTCGGCCGGCTGCCCGAGAAGTCCGTCACCGAGGGCTTCCTGACCGGACACCAGCAGGACCGGCTGGACGTCGGTTCGATCGCGGAGAGCCTGCTGGCGAGGATCTCCCGCCGGCACGACCTCCTGGACCACGACGCGCCGCTCACCACGCCCGACACCAGCCTGCGCTGGACCGCCGCGCCGGCCGACGACGGCGAGCCGGCGTCGGCGCTCTTCACCGAACTCGGCTCGGGGCTGCGGATCGTCGAACTGCGGCTGCCGCGCGGGACCACATCCGTGGCGGCGGCAACGCTGTGCGAGGACCTCGCCCTGCACGACTGGCTGCTGACGACCGTCGGGGACAAGCTCGACGGCCTGCCGCCCGGCTCCGAGAACCAGGCGGCCGCGATGAAGGTGCTGCGTCCGCTCGTCGACCATCTGCTGCACCTGTGGATGCCGCAGGCGCGCCTGGACCGGGCCCTGAGCCCGCCCTGGGAGGAGCTGGAGCGGCACCCGGGTTTCAGCAGGCAGTGGAACACCATGGCCCAGCGGATCAGGGACCAGCTGGCACTGCGGAACGTCATCGGGGGCGACGTGCCGGCCCTGTCCTGA
- a CDS encoding SCO2522 family protein, with protein MKGPGTVFRESSADPRTESVPFSHLSLELGHLYMEDFAEGADRLRRHFAGVRPWVDAARAGLCPLPSGRRPRISTCFLIDDYFSRLSTPAELIPPLLEAAAEAGLTIDYLARESACAGPALAPGGAAHRDRAALAESVLHRLVESPPPGSNGFRPPVGRTGWLTNGRRAPSQRTSAALDSTGVWQPPSETEARGHSVFLDVELWNGPEDERTWSCAFLAAVWQLVRLGLLRDNGAAVLTPTRWQGAEFPAEWDALPPVLQLNPSATPFAAYGTCSVLPARFLPVEHAVRVILDQVHVEAEALAQVAERSAGEGFPVPAGVVDRTSYVFPPGL; from the coding sequence GTGAAGGGGCCGGGCACCGTTTTCCGGGAGAGCAGCGCCGACCCGCGCACCGAATCCGTGCCCTTCTCCCATCTCTCCCTGGAATTGGGCCACTTGTACATGGAGGACTTCGCCGAGGGGGCCGACCGGCTGCGTCGGCACTTCGCCGGTGTACGGCCCTGGGTGGACGCCGCCCGGGCCGGTCTCTGCCCGCTGCCGTCGGGCCGCCGGCCCCGGATCAGCACCTGCTTCCTCATCGACGACTACTTCTCCCGGCTGTCCACCCCCGCCGAGCTGATCCCGCCCCTGCTGGAGGCGGCCGCCGAGGCCGGACTGACCATCGACTACCTGGCCCGCGAGTCGGCCTGCGCCGGCCCCGCCCTCGCCCCCGGCGGAGCCGCCCACCGGGACCGGGCCGCGCTCGCCGAGTCCGTCCTGCACCGGCTGGTGGAGTCACCGCCCCCCGGCAGCAACGGCTTCCGTCCGCCCGTCGGTCGCACCGGCTGGCTCACCAACGGCCGCCGCGCCCCCTCCCAGCGGACCTCGGCCGCCCTGGACTCCACCGGCGTCTGGCAGCCGCCGAGCGAGACCGAGGCACGCGGCCACTCCGTGTTCCTGGACGTCGAACTGTGGAACGGGCCCGAGGACGAACGCACCTGGTCGTGCGCCTTCCTGGCCGCCGTCTGGCAGCTGGTCCGGCTCGGGCTGCTGCGGGACAACGGCGCGGCCGTGCTGACCCCCACCCGGTGGCAGGGCGCGGAGTTCCCGGCCGAGTGGGACGCGCTGCCGCCCGTCCTCCAGCTCAACCCCTCCGCGACGCCCTTCGCCGCCTACGGCACGTGCAGCGTCCTGCCGGCCCGGTTCCTGCCCGTCGAGCACGCCGTACGCGTCATCCTCGACCAGGTCCACGTCGAGGCCGAGGCGCTCGCGCAGGTCGCCGAGCGGTCCGCCGGTGAGGGCTTCCCGGTGCCCGCGGGTGTCGTGGACCGCACGTCCTACGTGTTCCCGCCGGGGCTGTGA
- a CDS encoding SCO2523 family variant P-loop protein — translation MLVFAASDKGGTGRSVTSANLAYHRALDGDDVCYLDFDFGSPTAAAVFDLPDVLSEAEGRGLHSYLKGKTGEPLRVDVWARTEHPVLRGRPGGSGRLVLLPGDRTAGEFITDEEHLHRCVDLVLRLKREFDLIIVDLSAGRSYAMDLALAATSPRGGLGRLKNRWLVYHRWTRQHVMAAAELVFGKQGIVQAGTAIGHDPDVLGGAIRFVRAAVPDLESPLWSQVSPAQYAWMRQCDKELEELAAGRGIGRTRVLASIPLEPVLQWQERLITDEDVHDRRIANNETWQAMGDLAQRLTDDKFWGQL, via the coding sequence GTGCTCGTCTTCGCCGCCTCCGACAAGGGAGGCACCGGCCGCTCCGTCACCAGCGCCAACCTCGCGTATCACCGCGCGCTGGACGGGGACGACGTCTGCTACCTGGACTTCGACTTCGGCTCGCCCACCGCTGCCGCCGTGTTCGACCTGCCCGACGTCCTCTCCGAGGCCGAGGGGCGTGGCCTGCACTCCTATCTGAAGGGCAAGACGGGCGAGCCGCTGCGGGTCGACGTCTGGGCGCGCACCGAACACCCCGTCCTGCGCGGCCGGCCCGGCGGGTCCGGGCGGCTGGTGCTGCTGCCCGGCGACCGGACGGCCGGGGAATTCATCACCGACGAGGAGCACCTGCACCGCTGTGTGGATCTCGTCCTCCGGCTGAAACGCGAATTCGACCTCATCATCGTCGACCTGAGCGCCGGACGCAGTTATGCCATGGACCTGGCACTCGCCGCGACATCACCCCGGGGCGGGCTCGGCCGCCTGAAGAACCGCTGGCTCGTCTATCACCGGTGGACCCGTCAGCACGTCATGGCGGCAGCCGAACTCGTATTCGGAAAACAGGGGATAGTGCAAGCCGGTACGGCCATCGGACACGACCCGGACGTACTGGGCGGCGCCATCAGGTTCGTCCGCGCCGCGGTGCCCGATCTGGAGTCGCCGTTGTGGTCCCAGGTGTCGCCCGCGCAGTACGCGTGGATGCGGCAGTGCGACAAGGAACTCGAGGAGCTCGCCGCCGGCCGCGGCATCGGCAGAACGAGGGTGCTGGCGTCCATTCCGCTGGAACCCGTCCTCCAGTGGCAGGAACGCCTCATCACCGACGAGGACGTGCACGACCGCCGGATCGCCAACAACGAGACCTGGCAGGCCATGGGGGATCTCGCGCAGCGGCTGACCGACGACAAGTTCTGGGGGCAGTTGTGA
- a CDS encoding SCO2524 family protein — protein MQIKPRQNLLEVWQAIARHSFDDGEWQWGEWGGRSSVADAERLLCLLYPATEIEPFRLDDPDTTQLDVERALRNAGDSSEIPMNLVDILGDFMENHRGEESPTFAGGYYFAPEDPEQELSKEQEEVGVVDSYSMSITLCLATLGFLKVYRGKTQRASTLARIDKLREATSARLTAAMVSLLRSFTVNVVDIGSEQGQALARLLGRGRLSDRQVLHRFQDRFKSLRALISESVTLGLDTDVADQLRNENRLFECGWAWSLVKGAPEVEVEAQTAQDIGKQPQGVAHAVPYLYFTVVALDGIPDLSSERTLVLGLLTAEQQKLADALRLRWEITQQYWSGIARFDAATWPLEEIPWRTTLQQLESEYFSLSVASILVHDLVRRRATDDDLTRTVAVMERLAERGRITSRTAREDPAIGLHNPGVTLPLLGSEEIGPAMKWTMSDFSAQLLKRTVQLCSLSRNIGSQDRLLTLAENILDHLWARRVSDGEGVGLWDNVHAVYPESPVRSGPLSWSITERVTECMVAAHALYAQDPIRSPEMTALAQAALSEAAHLFGKEQLEQPAPAPKSPQGEEIKGIEADLRRARQLVDKQPGTAHALALGVLARLYALARARGADARGV, from the coding sequence ATGCAGATCAAGCCGAGACAGAACCTGCTCGAGGTGTGGCAGGCCATCGCTCGCCATTCTTTCGACGACGGAGAATGGCAGTGGGGTGAATGGGGCGGTCGCAGCAGCGTCGCCGACGCAGAGCGTCTGCTCTGCCTTCTGTACCCCGCCACCGAGATCGAGCCGTTCCGGCTGGACGACCCCGACACCACGCAGCTGGACGTGGAGCGGGCCCTCAGGAACGCGGGTGACTCCAGCGAGATCCCCATGAACCTCGTGGACATCCTCGGCGATTTCATGGAGAACCACCGCGGCGAGGAGAGTCCCACCTTCGCCGGCGGCTACTACTTCGCCCCGGAGGACCCTGAGCAGGAACTCTCCAAGGAGCAGGAGGAAGTAGGGGTCGTCGACTCCTACTCCATGTCGATCACGCTCTGCCTGGCCACCCTCGGCTTCCTCAAGGTGTACCGGGGCAAGACCCAGCGGGCGAGCACCCTGGCCCGCATCGACAAGCTGCGGGAGGCGACCAGCGCCCGCCTGACCGCGGCCATGGTCAGCCTGCTGCGCTCCTTCACCGTCAACGTCGTCGACATCGGCTCCGAACAGGGCCAGGCGCTCGCCCGGCTGCTCGGCCGGGGCCGGCTGTCCGACCGCCAGGTGCTGCACCGCTTCCAGGACCGGTTCAAGTCGCTGCGCGCCCTCATCAGCGAGAGCGTCACCCTCGGCCTGGACACCGATGTCGCCGACCAGCTCCGCAACGAGAACCGGCTGTTCGAGTGTGGCTGGGCCTGGAGCCTGGTGAAGGGCGCCCCCGAGGTCGAGGTGGAGGCGCAGACCGCCCAGGACATCGGCAAGCAGCCCCAGGGCGTGGCCCACGCCGTGCCCTACCTGTACTTCACCGTCGTCGCCCTCGACGGCATCCCCGACCTGTCCTCCGAGCGCACCCTCGTCCTCGGTCTGCTCACCGCCGAACAGCAGAAGCTGGCCGACGCGCTGCGGCTGCGCTGGGAGATCACCCAGCAGTACTGGTCGGGCATCGCCCGCTTCGACGCCGCCACCTGGCCGCTGGAGGAGATCCCCTGGCGCACCACGCTCCAGCAGCTGGAGTCCGAGTACTTCTCGCTGTCCGTGGCCTCGATCCTCGTCCACGACCTGGTGCGCCGCCGTGCCACCGACGACGACCTGACCCGCACCGTCGCCGTCATGGAACGCCTCGCCGAACGCGGCCGCATCACCAGCCGCACGGCCCGTGAGGACCCGGCGATCGGCCTGCACAACCCCGGAGTCACCCTCCCGCTGCTGGGCAGCGAGGAGATCGGCCCGGCCATGAAGTGGACGATGAGCGACTTCTCCGCGCAGCTGCTCAAGCGGACCGTCCAACTCTGCTCGCTGTCACGGAACATCGGCTCGCAGGACCGCTTGCTCACGCTCGCCGAGAACATCCTCGACCACCTCTGGGCGCGCCGCGTCAGCGACGGCGAGGGCGTCGGCCTGTGGGACAACGTGCACGCCGTGTATCCCGAATCACCGGTCCGGTCCGGACCGTTGTCCTGGAGCATCACCGAGCGCGTCACCGAGTGCATGGTCGCGGCCCATGCCCTCTACGCACAGGATCCGATCCGCAGCCCCGAGATGACCGCCCTCGCCCAGGCGGCGCTCAGCGAGGCCGCCCACCTGTTCGGCAAGGAGCAGCTGGAGCAGCCCGCACCCGCCCCCAAGAGCCCCCAGGGAGAAGAGATCAAGGGCATCGAGGCCGACCTGCGTCGCGCCCGGCAGCTCGTCGACAAACAGCCCGGCACCGCCCACGCCCTCGCCCTCGGCGTCCTGGCCCGGCTCTACGCCCTGGCCCGCGCCCGCGGCGCCGACGCCCGGGGGGTGTGA
- a CDS encoding SCO2525 family SAM-dependent methyltransferase produces MTSVPPAADQKLNGDAPWDDFDPGVYISHNYLEMQAVDEEILSHVRDHFSDHFRGRVRVASGIDVGAGPNLYPALAMLPWCDRITLLERSARNLEYLRSQAPDYAPHWDQFWNVLCKDEAYATLGMAPRIRFKEAVQQPEAGSLFDLCADERRWDLGTMFFVAESITTSLAEFRRGVGCFMNALNSGAPFAAAFMEHSEGYRVGDHTFPARDIDESEVRAVLGGYADHVEIHRTANPKQLVRDGYTGMILACGQRKNRHDE; encoded by the coding sequence ATGACCTCGGTACCGCCCGCCGCTGACCAAAAGCTGAATGGTGACGCGCCCTGGGACGACTTCGATCCCGGCGTGTACATCAGCCACAATTACCTCGAGATGCAGGCCGTGGACGAGGAGATCCTCTCCCATGTGCGCGATCACTTCAGTGATCACTTCCGAGGTCGCGTGCGGGTGGCTTCCGGTATCGACGTCGGCGCCGGGCCCAATCTCTATCCGGCCCTCGCCATGCTTCCCTGGTGCGACCGGATCACGCTTCTGGAGCGGTCCGCCCGGAATCTCGAGTACCTCCGGAGCCAGGCCCCCGACTACGCCCCCCACTGGGATCAGTTCTGGAACGTCCTGTGCAAGGACGAGGCATATGCCACGCTCGGCATGGCACCCAGGATCCGGTTCAAGGAGGCCGTCCAGCAGCCCGAGGCGGGCAGTCTCTTCGACCTCTGCGCCGATGAACGCCGCTGGGACCTCGGTACGATGTTCTTCGTCGCCGAATCCATCACCACCTCGCTCGCCGAATTCCGGCGGGGGGTGGGCTGTTTCATGAACGCCCTGAATTCCGGTGCGCCTTTCGCCGCCGCCTTCATGGAGCATTCCGAAGGATATCGTGTCGGCGACCACACATTTCCCGCCCGCGATATCGACGAATCCGAAGTGCGGGCGGTTCTCGGCGGTTACGCGGACCATGTGGAAATTCACCGTACGGCCAATCCGAAGCAGCTTGTGCGGGACGGCTACACGGGTATGATCCTGGCCTGCGGGCAACGGAAGAACCGGCACGACGAATGA
- a CDS encoding GNAT family N-acetyltransferase: MSGERPLRIRAVTEADLEADLPLIVRLDADAFPHGPYPYFVLRQLVTACADLVYVVHDGTDLYGYVLGTAPNDAQSWVLSLAITPGLRGKGFGRRLMTKLLAQLRAKGAHSVRLSVEPRNDSAIALYRSLGFVPDPDGPHVGYFGPGEDRLLMTLTL; encoded by the coding sequence ATGTCCGGAGAAAGACCCTTACGGATCAGAGCGGTCACCGAGGCGGATCTGGAAGCGGACCTACCCCTTATCGTGCGCCTCGACGCGGACGCCTTCCCCCACGGTCCCTACCCCTACTTCGTCCTGCGCCAACTCGTCACCGCCTGCGCCGACCTCGTGTACGTCGTGCACGACGGCACGGACCTCTACGGATACGTGCTCGGGACCGCGCCGAACGACGCGCAGAGCTGGGTGCTCAGCCTCGCCATCACCCCCGGGCTGCGGGGAAAGGGTTTCGGCAGGCGACTGATGACGAAACTGCTCGCTCAACTGCGGGCGAAGGGCGCGCATTCCGTCCGGCTCTCCGTGGAGCCGCGCAACGACTCGGCCATCGCCCTGTACCGCTCCCTGGGCTTCGTCCCCGATCCCGACGGGCCCCACGTGGGCTATTTCGGTCCCGGCGAGGACCGCCTCCTCATGACGCTCACCCTGTGA
- a CDS encoding protein-tyrosine phosphatase family protein, whose product MRSDAWAWREDDPGVLLLPSGRLIRGRGLRRPLDPAAPAPTYGVYLLGTRPPLPPWESRWLRWPDFRLPGDRAEARATLTEAWRRAAGERVEMACAGGRGRTGTALACLAVLDGVPADEAVDFVRRHYDRRAVETPWQRRYVRGFGRPAGLTG is encoded by the coding sequence ATGAGAAGTGACGCGTGGGCCTGGCGTGAGGACGATCCCGGAGTGCTCCTGCTGCCGTCCGGCCGCCTGATCCGCGGTCGCGGCCTGCGCCGCCCGCTCGACCCCGCGGCCCCCGCGCCCACGTACGGCGTCTACCTGCTCGGCACGCGGCCCCCGCTGCCGCCCTGGGAGTCCCGCTGGCTGCGCTGGCCCGACTTCCGCCTCCCCGGCGACCGTGCGGAGGCCCGGGCGACCCTGACCGAGGCGTGGCGTCGCGCGGCCGGAGAACGCGTGGAGATGGCCTGCGCCGGCGGCCGCGGCCGTACCGGAACGGCTTTGGCGTGCCTGGCGGTCCTGGACGGCGTTCCGGCGGACGAGGCGGTGGACTTCGTCCGCCGTCACTACGACCGGCGCGCGGTGGAGACGCCCTGGCAGCGCAGATATGTGCGGGGGTTCGGGCGACCCGCGGGGCTCACAGGGTGA
- a CDS encoding SigE family RNA polymerase sigma factor, giving the protein MQAEQEDRFQEFVRARWSRLVRTAYLLTGDVHHAEDLTQTALAKAYRSWRRISRSDNPEAYVRRMLVSCNSDRFRKRRVAEALTAAPPERAGRDEGAGRVEERGSLLAGLAQLPPRQRAVVVLRYWEDLSEAEVAEVLGCSPGTVKSQASKGLAKLRTHPGLAADRAVSGRRGQEQAQVRVQGRVRIQGQVQGGGR; this is encoded by the coding sequence ATGCAGGCCGAACAAGAAGACCGGTTCCAGGAGTTCGTCAGAGCCCGGTGGTCCCGGCTCGTGCGCACCGCGTATCTGCTGACGGGGGACGTCCACCACGCGGAGGACCTGACGCAGACCGCGCTGGCCAAGGCGTACCGGTCGTGGCGGCGGATCTCGCGCAGCGACAACCCGGAGGCGTATGTGCGGCGGATGCTGGTCAGTTGCAACAGTGACCGGTTCCGCAAGCGGCGGGTCGCCGAGGCTCTGACCGCTGCGCCGCCGGAGCGGGCGGGACGCGACGAGGGCGCCGGGCGGGTGGAGGAGCGTGGCTCCCTGCTGGCCGGACTCGCCCAACTGCCGCCGAGGCAGAGGGCGGTGGTGGTCCTGAGGTACTGGGAGGACCTGTCCGAGGCGGAGGTGGCCGAGGTGCTCGGCTGCTCGCCGGGCACGGTCAAGAGCCAGGCCTCGAAGGGACTCGCGAAGTTGCGGACGCATCCGGGGCTGGCCGCCGACCGCGCGGTGTCGGGGCGTCGCGGTCAGGAGCAGGCGCAGGTGCGGGTGCAGGGTCGGGTTCGGATTCAGGGTCAGGTTCAGGGAGGCGGCCGGTGA
- a CDS encoding TerB family tellurite resistance protein produces MLPGRGRDGRVTGLARILGTRTAWTPAGDGEFFCPGCGGDRNYQRLTGQRRFTLLGMPVLPRGETGPVVECAACRRHFGTDVLDHPTTIRFSAMLRDAVHTVALAVLSAGGTCARTSLETAAGAVRAAGFTDCTEEQLAALVAALASDTGHHYGEPYGAGLAIELHEALDPLAPHLAAIGRESILLQGARIALADGPYTPAEREVLTTVGAALTIRAEDVTRLLVAARTPS; encoded by the coding sequence GTGCTGCCAGGACGGGGACGAGACGGCCGTGTCACCGGGCTTGCCCGCATCCTGGGCACCCGTACCGCGTGGACGCCCGCGGGCGACGGCGAGTTCTTCTGCCCGGGGTGCGGAGGCGACCGCAACTACCAGCGGCTGACCGGCCAGCGCCGCTTCACCCTCCTCGGCATGCCGGTCCTGCCACGCGGCGAGACCGGCCCGGTCGTCGAGTGCGCGGCCTGCCGCCGCCACTTCGGCACCGACGTCCTCGACCACCCCACCACCATCCGCTTCTCGGCGATGCTCCGCGACGCCGTGCACACCGTCGCCCTCGCGGTCCTGTCCGCGGGCGGCACCTGCGCCCGCACGTCCCTGGAGACGGCGGCGGGGGCGGTGCGCGCGGCCGGCTTCACCGACTGCACGGAGGAACAGCTCGCCGCGCTCGTCGCCGCTCTCGCCTCCGACACCGGCCACCACTACGGCGAACCCTACGGAGCGGGACTCGCCATAGAGCTCCACGAGGCCCTCGACCCGCTCGCCCCGCACCTCGCCGCGATCGGCCGCGAATCGATCCTGCTCCAGGGCGCCCGCATCGCCCTCGCGGACGGCCCGTACACCCCGGCCGAGCGAGAGGTCCTGACGACGGTCGGCGCGGCCCTGACGATCCGCGCCGAGGACGTGACCCGCCTGCTGGTGGCGGCCCGGACGCCGTCCTGA
- the leuA gene encoding 2-isopropylmalate synthase, with the protein MANRQQPSHMPIHKYGQYDQVDIPDRTWPGKRITVAPRWLSTDLRDGNQALIDPMSPERKRRMFDQLVKMGYKEIEVGFPASGQTDFDFVRSIIEEEGAIPDDVTISVLTQAREDLIERTVESLKGARRATVHLYNATAPVFRRVVFRGSKDDIKQIAVDGTRLVVEYAEKLLGPETEFGYQYSPEIFTDTELDFALEVCEAVMDVWQPGPGREIILNLPATVERSTPSTHADRFEWMSRNLSRREYVCVSVHPHNDRGTAVAAAELALMAGADRVEGCLFGQGERTGNVDLVTLGMNLFSQGVDPQIDFSDIDEIRRTWEYCNQMEVHPRHPYVGDLVYTSFSGSHQDAIKKGFDAMEADAAAKGVTVDDIEWAVPYLPIDPKDVGRSYEAVIRVNSQSGKGGIAYVLKNDHKLDLPRRMQIEFSKLIQAKTDAEGGEVTGGAIWSVFQDEYLPNPENPWGRIQVRAGQSTTDTDGVDTLTVEATVDGEDTVLTGTGNGPISAFFNALQSVGIDVRLLDYQEHTMSEGASAQAASYIECAIDDKVLWGIGIDANTTRASLKAVVSAVNRATR; encoded by the coding sequence ATGGCGAACCGCCAGCAGCCCAGTCACATGCCGATCCACAAGTACGGACAGTACGACCAGGTCGACATCCCCGACCGCACCTGGCCCGGAAAGCGGATCACCGTCGCCCCCCGCTGGCTCTCCACCGACCTGCGTGACGGCAACCAGGCCCTGATCGACCCCATGTCGCCCGAGCGCAAGCGCCGGATGTTCGACCAGCTGGTCAAGATGGGTTACAAGGAGATCGAGGTCGGCTTCCCGGCCTCCGGTCAGACCGACTTCGACTTCGTGCGCTCGATCATCGAGGAAGAGGGCGCGATCCCGGACGACGTGACGATCTCCGTACTGACCCAGGCCCGCGAGGACCTGATCGAGCGGACCGTGGAGTCCCTGAAGGGCGCCAGGCGGGCGACCGTCCACCTGTACAACGCCACGGCCCCGGTGTTCCGCCGGGTCGTCTTCCGCGGCTCCAAGGACGACATCAAGCAGATCGCCGTCGACGGCACCCGCCTGGTCGTCGAGTACGCGGAGAAGCTGCTGGGCCCCGAGACGGAGTTCGGCTACCAGTACAGCCCCGAGATCTTCACCGACACCGAGCTGGACTTCGCCCTGGAGGTCTGCGAGGCGGTCATGGACGTCTGGCAGCCGGGCCCGGGCCGCGAGATCATCCTGAACCTGCCGGCCACCGTCGAGCGTTCCACGCCGTCCACCCACGCCGACCGCTTCGAGTGGATGAGCCGCAACCTCTCCCGCCGCGAGTACGTCTGCGTCTCCGTCCACCCGCACAACGACCGCGGTACGGCCGTCGCCGCCGCCGAGCTGGCGCTGATGGCCGGCGCCGACCGCGTCGAGGGCTGTCTGTTCGGGCAGGGCGAGCGCACCGGCAACGTCGACCTGGTGACCCTGGGCATGAACCTGTTCTCCCAGGGCGTCGACCCGCAGATCGACTTCTCCGACATCGACGAGATCCGTCGTACGTGGGAGTACTGCAACCAGATGGAGGTCCACCCGCGCCACCCGTACGTGGGCGACCTGGTCTACACGTCCTTCTCCGGCTCCCACCAGGACGCCATCAAGAAGGGCTTCGACGCGATGGAGGCCGACGCGGCCGCCAAGGGCGTCACCGTCGACGACATCGAGTGGGCGGTCCCGTACCTGCCGATCGACCCCAAGGACGTCGGCCGCTCCTACGAGGCCGTCATCCGCGTCAACTCGCAGTCCGGCAAGGGCGGTATCGCGTACGTCCTGAAGAACGACCACAAGCTGGACCTGCCCCGCCGGATGCAGATCGAGTTCTCCAAGCTCATCCAGGCGAAGACGGACGCCGAGGGCGGCGAGGTCACCGGCGGCGCCATCTGGTCGGTCTTCCAGGACGAGTACCTGCCGAACCCGGAGAACCCCTGGGGCCGTATCCAGGTCCGCGCGGGCCAGTCCACGACCGACACCGACGGCGTCGACACCCTGACCGTCGAGGCCACGGTCGACGGCGAGGACACCGTCCTGACCGGCACCGGGAACGGTCCGATCTCGGCCTTCTTCAACGCCCTGCAGTCCGTCGGCATCGACGTACGCCTGCTGGACTACCAGGAGCACACGATGAGCGAGGGCGCGTCCGCGCAGGCCGCCTCGTACATCGAATGCGCGATCGACGACAAGGTCCTGTGGGGGATCGGCATCGACGCGAACACGACGCGTGCGTCGCTGAAGGCGGTCGTCTCCGCCGTCAACCGCGCGACCCGCTGA
- a CDS encoding M4 family metallopeptidase, producing MTTHGGFEPVFCTVVPPHVLDRLARNDDPALSGPARRTILRDSELRALRQVTTEYGLTAAPTVKAPSDQPLRTIYDAGHGTSLPGTEVRAEGQDPGQDATVNRAYSGLGATFDLYLKGYRRHSIDGDGLALDATVHYDEGYNNAFWNGEQMVFGDGDGEIFVDFTNSIDVIGHELTHGVTQYTANLTYNGQPGALNESMSDVFGSLIKQYSLGQTAAEADWLIGAGLLAPAVTGTALRSMKAPGTAYDDDVLGKDPQPATMDEYVRTGRDNGGVHINSGIPNHAFYLAATALGGYAWEKAGQLWYDVLTGGELSERAFFTDFAKLTVKAARERFGSGGEELQAVEKAWEQVGVRIL from the coding sequence ATGACGACTCACGGGGGCTTCGAGCCCGTCTTCTGCACCGTCGTACCGCCGCACGTCCTCGACCGGCTCGCGCGCAACGACGACCCCGCTCTCTCCGGTCCCGCCCGGCGCACGATCCTGCGCGACAGCGAGTTGCGCGCACTGCGCCAGGTGACCACCGAGTACGGCCTGACGGCCGCCCCGACGGTGAAGGCGCCGTCGGACCAGCCGCTGCGCACGATCTACGACGCCGGGCACGGCACCTCGCTGCCCGGCACCGAGGTCCGCGCCGAGGGCCAGGACCCCGGCCAGGACGCCACCGTCAACCGCGCCTACTCCGGACTCGGCGCCACCTTCGACCTGTACCTGAAGGGCTACCGGCGCCACTCGATCGACGGCGACGGCCTGGCCCTCGACGCCACGGTCCACTACGACGAGGGCTACAACAACGCCTTCTGGAACGGCGAGCAGATGGTGTTCGGTGACGGCGACGGCGAGATCTTCGTCGACTTCACCAACTCCATCGACGTCATCGGGCACGAACTCACCCACGGCGTCACGCAGTACACGGCGAACCTGACCTACAACGGCCAGCCGGGCGCCCTCAACGAGTCGATGTCCGACGTCTTCGGCTCGCTCATCAAGCAGTACTCGCTCGGCCAGACCGCCGCCGAGGCCGACTGGCTGATCGGCGCGGGCCTGCTCGCCCCGGCCGTCACCGGCACCGCCCTGCGCTCCATGAAGGCACCGGGCACCGCGTACGACGACGACGTCCTCGGCAAGGACCCGCAGCCCGCGACGATGGACGAGTACGTGCGCACCGGCCGCGACAACGGCGGCGTCCACATCAACTCCGGCATCCCCAACCATGCGTTCTACCTGGCCGCCACCGCCCTCGGCGGCTACGCCTGGGAGAAGGCCGGCCAGCTCTGGTACGACGTCCTGACCGGCGGCGAACTCTCCGAGCGTGCCTTCTTCACCGACTTCGCCAAGCTGACGGTGAAGGCCGCGCGGGAGCGCTTCGGCAGCGGCGGGGAGGAGCTCCAGGCCGTGGAGAAGGCCTGGGAGCAGGTGGGGGTGCGGATTCTCTGA